A section of the Akkermansia muciniphila genome encodes:
- a CDS encoding sulfatase-like hydrolase/transferase yields MRRKLNWRGWIPAVLAACCLAHAEEIGIGVLNGTAATETAFQQAQPGTLAEEGKTWNFIKPAANAATTVSALKTTEGVSTEASCAIKPGYCASNSVFASGRNRDYVLMDSWAGLRGTEDVVISQLPDSMAEYCHVEIYGDCNDSDRDMVYTANGLSGTIQDRGTFSGAFQEGGNKLTLKYVPVTNGTITITGNGASQTRSAINAVRLTAPSPGIVSFTATPAEIMEDSASGAVLSWKTWKCGAVTLGTRDGQDIPATTENGTGSVTVKPGATTTYVLRAACEDGTFSTEEVTVTVKKQEPEILLFESDKKKIVPGSHEKATLTWSTVKAQTLTLTANGTEVPVTSTAGAGSVQVAPEETTQYTLTLTAADGTEKSKSLVISVLAENAPNVLVFLVDDMGWQDTSVPFYYKDGQPFVTELNSFYKTPSMERLAAQGMKFTNAYSCPLCSPGRTSLMTGKTSARHRVTNWTAVNAPTLNEFSGGLPHIRAPQWNMAGMSEQEIPLPRVLQEAGYRTITVGKAHFAPSNQRYSNPANLGFDVNIAGCSAGQPASYRGEDRFGSGNTHVPNLEEYYGTTTAEDRKKNFLTNALTLEMKKQIKAAVDANTPFFAYMTHYAVHQRHDQPDPNGDYDTYPSGTSFEPGVSIGGNLRNFGTLIGGMDKSLGDLMDYLKELGVANRTLVIFMSDNGGDAPIQQSYDGNIPWLEKISAVAPLRGRKGSRYEGGTRIPMIVGWAEVDPSSPIQQEYPIQQNAVNHDIVAIWDIYPTILNMLKLKVPVGQQVDGEDISPYFRGDASFHRTQKIFQHFPHHHSYANFYSTYRKGDWKVIYNYMDQYAHTGLYSGNGYKTAGRFPWQLFNLKDDLGESNDLARDPAQQERLMRMARALIRELRQVDAQYPVLTRNGQVIGTAYIRMPDLPDVDSDGDSVPDLVEDANGNGLIDPGETDPDDASSVVPIRQ; encoded by the coding sequence ATGAGGAGAAAACTGAATTGGCGCGGATGGATTCCGGCCGTGCTGGCCGCCTGCTGTCTGGCACATGCGGAAGAAATAGGGATAGGGGTGCTGAACGGAACTGCCGCCACGGAGACGGCGTTCCAGCAGGCGCAGCCCGGGACCTTGGCAGAGGAAGGGAAAACCTGGAATTTCATCAAGCCCGCGGCCAATGCCGCCACGACCGTTTCCGCCCTGAAAACCACGGAGGGAGTATCCACGGAAGCCTCCTGCGCCATCAAGCCGGGTTACTGCGCAAGCAATAGTGTCTTTGCGTCAGGCAGGAACCGTGATTATGTGCTCATGGATTCGTGGGCCGGCCTCCGGGGAACGGAAGACGTCGTGATTTCCCAGCTTCCGGATTCCATGGCGGAATACTGCCATGTGGAGATTTACGGGGATTGCAATGATTCGGACCGGGACATGGTTTATACGGCCAACGGCCTCTCCGGAACCATTCAGGACCGCGGCACGTTTTCCGGCGCTTTTCAGGAGGGTGGCAACAAGTTGACGCTGAAGTATGTGCCGGTTACCAACGGAACGATTACCATCACGGGCAACGGGGCATCCCAGACTCGTTCCGCCATCAATGCCGTCCGCCTGACGGCTCCCTCACCCGGCATCGTATCCTTTACGGCTACCCCTGCGGAAATCATGGAAGATTCAGCGTCCGGAGCCGTTCTAAGCTGGAAAACCTGGAAATGCGGAGCGGTTACACTGGGCACCAGGGACGGGCAGGACATTCCGGCCACCACGGAGAACGGTACAGGCTCTGTCACGGTAAAGCCCGGGGCCACGACGACTTACGTTCTCCGCGCCGCTTGTGAGGACGGGACCTTTTCCACGGAAGAAGTGACGGTGACCGTCAAGAAGCAGGAGCCGGAAATCCTTCTCTTTGAATCGGACAAAAAGAAAATTGTTCCCGGCAGTCATGAAAAGGCCACCCTGACGTGGAGCACGGTGAAGGCGCAAACCCTCACCCTGACCGCCAATGGAACGGAGGTGCCCGTCACCAGCACGGCGGGAGCCGGCAGCGTGCAGGTAGCTCCTGAGGAAACCACGCAATACACGCTGACGCTGACTGCGGCGGACGGTACGGAGAAAAGCAAGTCCCTGGTTATTTCCGTTCTGGCGGAGAATGCGCCCAACGTCCTGGTGTTCCTGGTGGATGATATGGGCTGGCAGGATACGTCCGTGCCATTTTACTACAAGGACGGCCAGCCCTTCGTTACAGAGCTGAATTCCTTTTATAAAACGCCCTCCATGGAAAGGCTGGCGGCGCAGGGGATGAAGTTCACGAACGCCTACTCGTGCCCCTTGTGCTCCCCGGGCCGCACGTCCCTGATGACGGGCAAGACCTCCGCCCGCCACCGGGTTACCAACTGGACGGCCGTGAATGCCCCCACTCTTAATGAATTCAGCGGCGGCCTCCCCCACATCCGGGCTCCCCAGTGGAACATGGCGGGCATGAGCGAACAGGAGATTCCCCTCCCGCGGGTTCTTCAGGAGGCGGGTTACAGGACGATTACGGTGGGGAAGGCCCACTTTGCTCCGTCCAACCAGCGTTATTCCAACCCCGCCAATCTGGGATTTGATGTCAACATTGCCGGCTGTTCCGCCGGACAGCCCGCCTCCTACCGGGGAGAGGACCGTTTCGGCTCCGGGAATACCCATGTTCCCAACCTGGAGGAATATTACGGAACGACCACGGCGGAAGACAGGAAGAAGAATTTCCTGACAAATGCCCTGACGCTGGAGATGAAGAAGCAAATCAAGGCTGCCGTGGATGCAAATACGCCTTTCTTCGCGTACATGACCCATTACGCCGTCCACCAGAGGCATGACCAGCCGGACCCCAACGGTGATTATGACACCTACCCCTCGGGAACGTCTTTTGAGCCGGGAGTTTCCATCGGCGGCAACCTCCGCAACTTCGGCACGTTGATCGGGGGCATGGACAAATCCCTGGGGGACCTGATGGATTACCTCAAGGAACTGGGCGTCGCCAACAGGACTTTGGTCATCTTCATGTCCGACAACGGCGGGGACGCACCCATCCAGCAGAGCTATGACGGGAATATTCCATGGCTTGAGAAGATAAGCGCCGTAGCTCCCCTGAGAGGACGCAAGGGCAGCCGTTATGAAGGGGGGACCCGCATCCCGATGATCGTGGGGTGGGCGGAGGTGGACCCTTCCAGCCCCATCCAGCAGGAATACCCCATTCAGCAGAATGCCGTGAATCATGACATCGTGGCGATTTGGGATATTTATCCCACCATCCTGAATATGCTGAAGCTGAAGGTTCCGGTGGGCCAGCAGGTGGACGGGGAGGACATCAGCCCCTACTTCAGGGGAGACGCCTCCTTCCACCGCACCCAGAAGATATTCCAGCATTTCCCTCACCACCATTCCTACGCCAATTTCTATTCCACCTACCGGAAGGGGGACTGGAAAGTCATTTACAATTACATGGACCAGTACGCCCATACCGGCCTGTATTCCGGCAACGGCTACAAGACGGCGGGCCGCTTCCCGTGGCAGCTCTTCAACCTGAAGGATGACCTGGGAGAGAGCAATGACCTGGCCCGGGACCCGGCGCAGCAGGAACGCCTGATGCGCATGGCGCGCGCCCTCATCCGGGAGCTCCGGCAGGTGGATGCGCAATATCCCGTTCTTACCAGGAACGGACAGGTGATCGGCACGGCCTATATCCGCATGCCCGATCTTCCGGACGTGGATTCCGACGGGGACAGCGTCCCGGACCTTGTGGAAGACGCCAATGGAAACGGCCTTATCGATCCCGGGGAAACGGACCCGGATGATGCCTCCTCCGTGGTTCCCATCCGGCAATAA